From the Lolium rigidum isolate FL_2022 chromosome 2, APGP_CSIRO_Lrig_0.1, whole genome shotgun sequence genome, one window contains:
- the LOC124685797 gene encoding protein translation factor SUI1 homolog 1-like: MPPRRLQTPSRTRATAAHLAQIGPRSPDFDDDALPPTSFDPFVDEAAEAGATAGAGDDSRVHLRVQQRNGRKTLTTVQGLSKGYDYAKVLRDLKRELCCNGTVVEDKELGNDIQLQGDHRKKVAAFITKAGLAKMDCIKVHGF; the protein is encoded by the coding sequence GTTGCAGACGCCATCCCGGACACGAGCAACTGCGGCCCAcctggcccagatcgggcccagatCCCCCGACTTTGACGATGACGCACTGCCGCCGACCTCCTTCGACCCGTTCGTCGATGAGGCCGCCGAGGCGGGCGCCACCGCCGGGGCCGGGGACGACAGCCGCGTGCACCTCCGCGTGCAGCAGCGCAATGGCAGGAAGACGCTGACCACAGTGCAGGGGCTTAGCAAGGGCTACGACTACGCCAAGGTGCTGCGGGACCTCAAGCGGGAGCTCTGCTGCAACGGCACCGTCGTCGAGGACAAGGAGCTCGGCAACGACATCCAGCTGCAGGGCGACCACCGCAAGAAGGTCGCCGCCTTCATCACCAAGGCCGGACTCGCAAAGATGGACTGCATCAAGGTCCACGGCTTCTAG